Genomic window (Hugenholtzia roseola DSM 9546):
TGGCTGCAAAAAGAGATTTTTATTGCCGCTCTGCTTGCCACAGATACAGGGGTGCATCTAAAAGGTTGGACACGACAAGAGGCGATAGATTTTTTGGTCAGGCATACGGGTTTTTCTGCTGATGCTATGGCAAATGAAGTCGATAAAATTGCGGTAAAGCCGGGGCAGGCATGTACGGCTAAAATGGGCGAACTTCGCTTTTTAGAATTGCGAAAATTAGCCGAACAGCGTTTGGGCGCAAAATTCAACCTGCGCGATTTTCACCACTTGCTACTCAAAGATGGCGAAATGCCGCTTTCTATTCTACAAAAACAGGTAGAAAAGTACATTGCCACAACCTTAGAAAAAGAAGAATAACGCGCCTACGGTTCGAAAATAGGTAGGGGATAAGGTACAAACTTGCTCACATCTTGTCCGAAGCGATACAAGTCGCGCACGATAGAGGAGCTAATAAAGGTATATTGGGGCGAAGTAATGAGAAAGACCGTTTCTATTTCGGCATTGACGTGCTTATTGGCTTGTGAAATAGGCGTTTCATACTCGAAATCGGTTGTGTTGCGAATCCCGCGCAAGATAAATCGCGCTCCCACTTTGGCAGCAAAACTCGCCGTTAGTTCGTAGTAAATTTCTACGGAAACACGCGGCTCGTCGGCAAAGGTAGAGGCGATGGCTTTTTTCATCATCTCGACTTCAAAGAAACGCTTTTTTTGGCTATTGTACCCAATGGCAATGATGACGCGGTCGAAAAGCCCTATGGCGCGGCGGACTACATCTTCATGCCCACGTGTAAAGGGGTCGAAAGAACCGGGAAAGATGGCAATTTTCGAATTTTCCATTTTTTTATTGTTTTATTTTTTTACGATTTTAAAAAAATCTCACTTTGTCAAATCTTACACGAAATAAAATTTGGGTTAAATCCTATTTTGGCTCTGAAAACCCTTTTTTATTTCAATCTCAATACGGACAAGGCGATGCCTTGTCCCTACTTTGCATCTGATTTTTAGAGCCTAACACGCACCCAAATAAGAGAAAAAAGCCTCAAAAACCAAAATGAATAACCGTTTGGGGGCGTAGATATCGTTTTTTCATCTTAAAAAGCAAGGCTTGTGTAGGGACGCTTTCATTGTGTAGGCGGTCTAAGGCAGTCAGGACATACACAAAACTCTCTTTGGGGCGAATTTCTGTGTCTATAAAACTGCGGCTTTTGCCCTCGATACGCGCCAAGACCCTATCCATGCGGTTTAAATCTATTGCCTCTTCTGCCTTGAAGCGGTATAAAAGGAAATAAGCCGTTTTTTCGGTAGCCTGTGCCAAATCTGGTTGTTGCCAAGTCAGAATGGCTCCCTTTTCAGAACCCTGCACACTAAATTGGGTAGGCATAGGGGGGGCGAAGGCATCAAGCCACGTCATGGCAGGCGGCAAGGCAGGAAATTGATAGAGCGTTTGGCGCAAGGAATCGCATAGAGCGGCTGGATTTTGGCGCAGAACTTTTGAATTGTAGAAAGCACTTCCTGCACAGACCTCGCCTTTTGTTTCATAGAGCGAGCGCACCAAGGCAATCTGGCGCGGCATTTCGGCAGCTTCAAACCAAGTGCTATCCTTATCGTTGCCTACTTTATAGACGGCATGACCTGCGTAAATGTGCCTACCAAAGGCATTTTCCGACCACCATTGCAGCGTTGGAAAAAATGGGACTGTTTTATGGCGTGTGCTAAAATAAATTTGGGGGGCGACATAATCGAGCCACCCCTTTTCGAGCCAAAGTCGCACGTCGGCATACAAATCGTCGTAAGCGGTGATTCCTGCCTTTGTGGGACTGCCCTTTGGGTCTTTTTCCTGATTGCGCCAAACGGCACAGGGGCTTACTCCAATTTTCAAATAAGGCTTGTGCTTTTTTATTTTTTTGTGCAATAATTCTATAAAAAGATTGATGTTTTCTCTGCGCCACTGTGCCAATTCTTTTCCTGCCCCATACTGCAAATAGCTACTGCTATCGTTGAGTAGTGCCTCTTTTTTGGGGTAGGGATAAAAATAATCGTCTAAATGAACGCCGTCTATGTCGTATCTTAGCGCAACTTCTACGATAATGTCGGTAACGTATTCGCGCACTTCGGGCAGAGCAGGATTGAAAATAAGCTGTTCGCCATAGTCTAAAAACCATTCAGGGCGCAATAAGGTAAGGTGAGTAGGCGCAAGTTGGCTCTTATTTTTATTAAAGACGGCGCGAAAAGGATTGAACCAAGCATGAAACTCTAAGCCCTTTTCGTGTGTGGCTTCGAGCATAAATTGTAGGGGGTCGTAAAAGGGGTCGGGCATTTGTCCCTGCCTCCCTGTTAGGTATTCCGACCAAGGCTCGCGAAGTGAGTAGTAAAAAGCATCTGCGGCAGGGCGCACCTGCACCATAAGGGCGTTGAAATTATTTTGTTTGTGCGCCTCCAAAATTTGCAGAAACTCTGCCTGCTGCTGTGCCGTTGTTAGATTTTTGGCAGAGGGAAATTCATTGTTATTGATTGTCGCAATCCAAGCCGCTCTCCATTCTCGCTTCGGTTGAAAGGATTGCGCACCAAGCGGCTGTACTATTGATAAAAAGGCACAAAAGCAAAATAAAACGATTTTCATAGTTTGGATAGGAAAAGGTAAAAATTTGAAAATGCCCCCTATAAGTGAGTTTTGCCTACATAAAATCTTGATTTTCAAAAACTTACAAGTAAAACAAAATCCATTTTAGAAGTTGTGAATCAATGCTACCTCATTTTTGATAGCTTTTTGTAGGCAGGGGCAAAGTAGGAAAGCTGGGCAAATATAAGGAATCGCGCAAAATAAAAACACCTTTCTCGCGCTTCAAAAAAGCGACGAAAAAAACTTATTTATTATTACAACTTACTTATCAATAGCCCTGTAAGTTTTGACAACAAAAAAGTAAAAAAAATTGCGCCCTTTGGAAAAAAGGTGTAACTTACAACGGATAGAAGCGTATAAAAACTTTGAAAGTGCGCAAGGGCTTGTGTGTAACGGTGGCGTTTCGGGCGCAATTTTAAAAGAAAAATCCTCAAAAGTAGCCCAAAAATTCGTAACTTCGCAATCGAACAAAAAGAAATACGACAATGGCAAAGTACATCAATCCCTATACTGATTTTGGCTTCAAAAAACTTTTTGGAGAAGAAGCAAATAAAGACCTTTTAATCGATTTTCTGAACCAACTTTTGCCTGCCCATCACCAAATTGCAGACTTAAATTTTCGCAATGTTGAAAATTTGGCTGATTTGTCAGCAGAAAGAAAAGCTATTTTTGATATTCATTGCAAGGCACTTTCGGGTGAAAGATTTATCGTAGAAATGCAAAAGGCGAAGGTAAAATATTTCAAAGATAGAAGTTTATTTTATGTAACTTTTCCAATCCGAGAGCAAGCCCAAACGGGCGAGTGGAATTTCAGGTTAGAACCTATTTATTTCGTAGCAATCCTTGATTTTGAGTATGACGAGGCAGAGGAAAGACGTAAATTTAGGCGTGATGTTGCGTTGAAAGACCAAGATGGAGATTTGTTTTTTGATAAATTGCATTTCAAGTTTTTGCAAATGCCTTTGTTTAACAAAAAAGAAAATGAATTAAAAACTAAGTTTGACAAGTGGTGTTATTTTTTAAAAAATTTAGAAAGTTTTGACCATATTCCTAATATTCTCAACGAGCCAATTTTTCAAAAAGCCTTTGGTACAGCAGAATTAGCAAGTTTTACTGCACAACAACGTGATAATTACGAACAAAGTCTTATTCAATACCGAGATTTAAAAAGTGCTTTGGAAACAGCAGTTGAGGAAAGGGAAGTAGAAATTGCGAAACGAATGATTTTAGCAGGCTCTGATAATGACTTTATAAACCAAATGACTGATTTACCATTTGGGTATATCGAAAAGTTGCGTGCTGAATTGAAAAAATAAAACTGATGACAACATTATGTTTGCGAACTGAAAGTCGGCAAAGCCAAAAGGCGGGCTAATGTGCGTGTTTAGGCTTTTGTACTTTCTATAAACTTTTGTACAGGGCAAGGAAAGTGCTATTTAATTTTACTTTATTAAATATATTTAGATATGCAGCAGGCATAGGACAACCCAACATAACCCAAAAATAGACCTCTATGAATAGATTTTTTTTAATAGTTATACTTTTTTCACTTTTTACTATCAAATGTAATAGACAGATAAAATCTAATCTTAAAATTGAAAAGATTTTTCTTGATAAATCTGACACAACAAAAAACTGTTATACAATCATATACCCACCGAAACAACCTTGGGGAGGCTACTTGTTCCTTATCCCGGGTTTTGGAGAAACGGCAGAAAATGTTTTGCAACAGACTGACTTGCCAAAAAGATTAGCTCAGAATGGAATATTGACGGTTATCCCGACTTTTCAAGACGGGATATTTTCCTTTAGTGTAGACAGTTTGAGTCAGCAAAGTTTGGACAGAATTTTAAATGATGTAATTACTAAATATAAATTTGCTGACCAAAAGTTTTATGTAGGTGGATTTTCAATTGGTGGAAGTTGTGCGATTAAATATGCCGAAAACTCGACTGTAAAACCAGCAGCTGTTTTTGCTATTGACCCACCACTTGACTTTGAAAGATTTTATAACTCTGCCAAAAGAAATATTAGACTTTCAAAAGTTAGTGAAGTCAATCAGGAAAATATTTATATGATAGACAGACTTGAAAAAGAAACAGGTGGAAGTCCACAAACAAACATTACAGAATATTACAATCTTTCTCCTTACTCATTTTCAGATACAACTCAAACAGCAGTAAAAAAACTAATCAATATTCCTTTGAGAATATACACTGAACCTGACATTAATTGGTGGCTAAATGAACGTGGTGCCGATTTTACAAACATAAATGCAACAGAATGTTCCTCGATGATTAACGAATTAAATAGACTTGGAAATAAAAATGCAGAACTAATAACGACGCAAAACAAAGGTTATAGAAAACCTGACAACAAAAGGCATCCACATTCTTGGAGTATTGTGGACAATGACGAACTAATAAAGTGGCTACTAAAATAGGAGTGACACCAGCAGGTCTTAGTATTTACTCAAAAATGGGGTTTTAGTTGTTAAATAAAACAAAACTAAATATAGTACATGAATCAATTACAAACACTATTAACTTTTGTTTTTATTACAAGTTATTTTATTTTACTAAAATTTAATTACAAAATTAAAAAAATTATTACAAAGATTAAAACTAAGATTCTCATCAACTTTTCTTCCTTTCATTTCGCAAGTCTTCTATTTGGTCAATAGTTAAACCTGTTAGTCGTGCTATTATTTGATTTTCAAAACCTTCTGAAATAGCATTTTTAACAATTTCAATTTTCTCATCTTTCCGTACTTTTTCCTTCGCCTCTGCTACTTTCTTCTCCATTAGTTCCTCCTGTTGAATTTTCAAAGAAAGTGCCTCACTTGCTTTTACGTGCAAGTAGTCCAAATAGCGATTGTAGCCATAAGTTTGCTCTTGATTCAGACGCATGACATCTAAAACCTCCTTTGCTTCTGCCAAACCTTTTGCCTTAAAACTATCTTTTACTTCACTATTTTTCAAAAAATAAACCCACTCGTCCAAAGTATCTTTGGCGACATCATTAAATTGATTCACTTTGATAATATAATATTCGGGAAAAATATCCGATATATTTTGTTTGGTAAAGGTTTCTTTTTGTTTGTTTGAAAGTTGCAAAAGGTCGTGTTCATGCAAGCCTTGAAAATTAGTTGTCCCTTTATAGACATAATCTTTACCTTGTCCTAAATCAAAATAAACGATATTCACAGAAATTACTTTTTTAATTTCAGAGTAAGACTGCCCCAAACTTAAATTTTCCGTCAAAGCCTTAGATGCCCCATACGCCATGCGATGGAAATAATCAATCTCATACGTATTTTGAATTTCTACGATAACAAGCTCATTTTTAGCGTTTTGCACCAAAATATCTACGCGATTGTACTTGTCTTGCTCGGTTTCCTGATTGCCTTCGCTTTCCAAAATCTTTTCAATTTTGATGTCCTCAAAAAGAAGTTCAGATAAAAAACCTTCTAAGACAACAAAGTTAGCTTTATTGCGAAGGAGTTTTTTAACTGCCCAGTCGAAGCGAATTAGTCTTTTGCTCATAGTTTTGTGGTTAAAAAATTCTTTTTGCAAAGATAAGAATACTGCTGTGCTATTGCAACGCCAATACGTAAGAGAAACCAACCCTGCTAATATTTAAAATATTTGCAGGGTTTTCGCTTTAAAATTTAAAATGCAATTCCCATCGAAAGTCCTATACGCGGAAAGGGGAGAATACGCGGAATACTTGTATCCACTTGCTCGCGCCTGCCGTCGGAATAGGTAATCTCTACTTGGTGGAGAGAATTATAGAAAGCCCCAATGCCTAAGAAAGCATCAAAGGCTAATCTGTTGATAATGAGCTGATAACCTACGGAAAGATTGCCTCCTATGGCGGTAAAGTTGCGGTTTCCAGTGCCTTCTGTACCAAGTGAAAAAGGGTCGGGGTCGGTTACTTCAAAGCGGGCTTGCGTAAAGCCTAAGTTAAGGGCAGGCGCAAAATAGAGTCCCTCCAACGGCGTTTCTTCTATTAAATAAGACCGCCACTCTGCCTGAAAACCTACATTGCGAAAATACAAATCGCCTTCAAATTCATTCGCCTCGATAGTTCCACTGATGAGATTAAGGCGTAGGCTGCTTAATTCTATTGATAAGCCCCAATCCCAATACGCCGCTTGCAACTGCAAACTTTTGTGATTTTTGAGCCTTAATTCGCCACTGATGCTGTATTTTCTGATAAGCGGTTGAAAAGGCTGCGTTTTGAGTACGAAAAAACGGCGCGAAGCTCGCGAAGGAGTAGCCACACTGTCGCGTTCCTGTGCCTGCAAGTCATTTTCCCATAAAGAAAATAACACAAAGAGAAGAAACACAAAGCGACTATTACAAACTTTTTTGTGAATATTCATTTTCGTTTGAAAGTATTTGATTTTTTGTAAAATATAAAACTTAAAACTTTTCATTTTTTACTTGTCAGGATACAAAAGATACTTCTGGCGCATCACCCGATACTGCGCCAAATCTTTTTCCCAAGTTTGCTCTATTTCTGCTATCGTCTTGCCTTCCCGAATTTGGGCTTCTAAGATTTTATTGCCTACCAATTTGCTAAAAAAATCGCTTTTAAAAAAGTTAGGACGCTCATTTTCAGGCGTTTGCAAATAAGCCCCGTAAAGATAGCGCAAACTGAATTTTGTTTGTTCGAAGGGCAGGTGTCGCAAATCCACGCCACTGCATGGCTGCCCTTCATAGAGAGGGGCAAGTCCCATTTGGGCATTTTTTTTGGGCGTAAAACGGATAAAACGTGCTTGGGGAAACTGCTTTTGTAAAAGCGTATCCGAATTATTTAGAAAATCGGGCTTGCCAAAGACCTGAAAGGCAAAATCCGTACCCCTGCCCACACTAAACGCTGTTCCTTCAAAAAGGCAGAGAGAAGGATAAAGATAAATAGCCTGCTGACTTGCCAAATTAGGCGAAGGCGCAATCGGTAGCTCGTAAGGAGTCTGGTGTGTGTAGTTTTCTACGGTTATGATGTGTAAATCTAATTTTTTTTGCAAAGAATCTGGCACTTTTAGCCACTTTTCACCCACTATCATACGCGCCAGTTCGCCCACAGTAAGCCCATGCACAATGGGAATTGGGTGCATGCTTACAAAACTGCTCACCTGCGTTGTGTCTAATACTGCCCCTGCTATGTAGCCACCATTTGGGTTAGGGCGGTCTAAAATGAGAAGGGAAACGCCCATCTCGGCGGCAGTTTCCATCGCATAGTGCAAAGTGCTAATGTAGGTATAAAAACGCACACCCACATCTTGAATATCGAAAAGGAGTACCTCTATCCCTTCAAAATCTTGGCGTGATGGTTTTTTATTTTTACCATAAAGAGAAATAATAGGCAACCCCGTTTGGCTATCCCTGCCACTTTCTACTTTTTCGCCTGCTTCGGCTTTGCCTCGAAAACCATGTTCGGGTGCAAAAATTTTGACTACTTCTATTTTATTTTTTAATAAAAAGTCTAATAAGTGCAATTTTTTACCTTGTTCTATCTCTACTTGCGAACTATGATTGACTAAAAGCCCTACTTTTTTATCTGCTAATAAGGGCAGGTAGCGTTCGGGCTGGTCTGCCCCCACAAGTGGTTGTAACGTTTCAGATAAGCCCTCCATCTTTTGTGTTTGGGCTTGGCAGGCAGCCAAAAAAGCGGCAAAAAGAAAGGTTAGAATCAGAACAAAAAGCGTACAAATGC
Coding sequences:
- a CDS encoding Rpn family recombination-promoting nuclease/putative transposase, giving the protein MAKYINPYTDFGFKKLFGEEANKDLLIDFLNQLLPAHHQIADLNFRNVENLADLSAERKAIFDIHCKALSGERFIVEMQKAKVKYFKDRSLFYVTFPIREQAQTGEWNFRLEPIYFVAILDFEYDEAEERRKFRRDVALKDQDGDLFFDKLHFKFLQMPLFNKKENELKTKFDKWCYFLKNLESFDHIPNILNEPIFQKAFGTAELASFTAQQRDNYEQSLIQYRDLKSALETAVEEREVEIAKRMILAGSDNDFINQMTDLPFGYIEKLRAELKK
- the coaD gene encoding pantetheine-phosphate adenylyltransferase, with protein sequence MENSKIAIFPGSFDPFTRGHEDVVRRAIGLFDRVIIAIGYNSQKKRFFEVEMMKKAIASTFADEPRVSVEIYYELTASFAAKVGARFILRGIRNTTDFEYETPISQANKHVNAEIETVFLITSPQYTFISSSIVRDLYRFGQDVSKFVPYPLPIFEP
- a CDS encoding DUF3575 domain-containing protein, which translates into the protein MNIHKKVCNSRFVFLLFVLFSLWENDLQAQERDSVATPSRASRRFFVLKTQPFQPLIRKYSISGELRLKNHKSLQLQAAYWDWGLSIELSSLRLNLISGTIEANEFEGDLYFRNVGFQAEWRSYLIEETPLEGLYFAPALNLGFTQARFEVTDPDPFSLGTEGTGNRNFTAIGGNLSVGYQLIINRLAFDAFLGIGAFYNSLHQVEITYSDGRREQVDTSIPRILPFPRIGLSMGIAF
- a CDS encoding exo-beta-N-acetylmuramidase NamZ family protein, with the protein product MISLSMRICTLFVLILTFLFAAFLAACQAQTQKMEGLSETLQPLVGADQPERYLPLLADKKVGLLVNHSSQVEIEQGKKLHLLDFLLKNKIEVVKIFAPEHGFRGKAEAGEKVESGRDSQTGLPIISLYGKNKKPSRQDFEGIEVLLFDIQDVGVRFYTYISTLHYAMETAAEMGVSLLILDRPNPNGGYIAGAVLDTTQVSSFVSMHPIPIVHGLTVGELARMIVGEKWLKVPDSLQKKLDLHIITVENYTHQTPYELPIAPSPNLASQQAIYLYPSLCLFEGTAFSVGRGTDFAFQVFGKPDFLNNSDTLLQKQFPQARFIRFTPKKNAQMGLAPLYEGQPCSGVDLRHLPFEQTKFSLRYLYGAYLQTPENERPNFFKSDFFSKLVGNKILEAQIREGKTIAEIEQTWEKDLAQYRVMRQKYLLYPDK
- a CDS encoding Rpn family recombination-promoting nuclease/putative transposase yields the protein MSKRLIRFDWAVKKLLRNKANFVVLEGFLSELLFEDIKIEKILESEGNQETEQDKYNRVDILVQNAKNELVIVEIQNTYEIDYFHRMAYGASKALTENLSLGQSYSEIKKVISVNIVYFDLGQGKDYVYKGTTNFQGLHEHDLLQLSNKQKETFTKQNISDIFPEYYIIKVNQFNDVAKDTLDEWVYFLKNSEVKDSFKAKGLAEAKEVLDVMRLNQEQTYGYNRYLDYLHVKASEALSLKIQQEELMEKKVAEAKEKVRKDEKIEIVKNAISEGFENQIIARLTGLTIDQIEDLRNERKKS
- a CDS encoding glycoside hydrolase family 10 protein, coding for MKIVLFCFCAFLSIVQPLGAQSFQPKREWRAAWIATINNNEFPSAKNLTTAQQQAEFLQILEAHKQNNFNALMVQVRPAADAFYYSLREPWSEYLTGRQGQMPDPFYDPLQFMLEATHEKGLEFHAWFNPFRAVFNKNKSQLAPTHLTLLRPEWFLDYGEQLIFNPALPEVREYVTDIIVEVALRYDIDGVHLDDYFYPYPKKEALLNDSSSYLQYGAGKELAQWRRENINLFIELLHKKIKKHKPYLKIGVSPCAVWRNQEKDPKGSPTKAGITAYDDLYADVRLWLEKGWLDYVAPQIYFSTRHKTVPFFPTLQWWSENAFGRHIYAGHAVYKVGNDKDSTWFEAAEMPRQIALVRSLYETKGEVCAGSAFYNSKVLRQNPAALCDSLRQTLYQFPALPPAMTWLDAFAPPMPTQFSVQGSEKGAILTWQQPDLAQATEKTAYFLLYRFKAEEAIDLNRMDRVLARIEGKSRSFIDTEIRPKESFVYVLTALDRLHNESVPTQALLFKMKKRYLRPQTVIHFGF